The Amycolatopsis sp. 195334CR genome window below encodes:
- a CDS encoding DUF3662 and FHA domain-containing protein, protein MGRAKRFDRRLEGLVGNTFARMFGGNVVTQEVAQALERESEDNVRELAGGRELAPNHYIVSLGPTDHDRMAGDEQRVTKVLAEAVAEHLAEQGWDTYGDVVVSLERNEALHTGQFKTRSSVDPDVKASEITAPGNGSPGRSARPSNAGDPAMSQPPGYGQYDQGDPYGQQGQYGYGQQGQPGYDQAGYGGQQGGYDQGGYGGGQPGYDQGGYGGQQPGYDQGGYGGGQPGYDQGGYGGGQQQPGYDQGGYGGQQPGYDQGGYGGGQPGYDQGGQQPGYDQGGYGGQQPGYDQGGYGGGQPGYDQGGYGGGQQPYGQPAAPDPYAQAGYQPPATQSGNRQLAASLQLDDGSNRSYSLKQGGNVVGRGQDADFRLPDTGVSRRHLEITWDGQSATLADIGSTNGTTVNGTPVQTWQLADGDVIRVGHSSLVFRTQG, encoded by the coding sequence GTGGGCCGCGCTAAGCGTTTTGATCGGCGCCTGGAGGGCCTGGTAGGCAACACCTTCGCGCGCATGTTCGGTGGCAATGTCGTCACGCAGGAAGTGGCGCAGGCACTGGAGCGTGAGAGTGAGGACAACGTTCGTGAGCTGGCCGGAGGCCGTGAGCTCGCGCCCAACCACTACATCGTGTCGCTGGGCCCGACGGATCACGACCGCATGGCCGGGGACGAACAGCGCGTCACCAAGGTGCTCGCCGAAGCGGTGGCGGAGCATCTCGCCGAGCAGGGGTGGGACACCTATGGTGACGTCGTAGTTTCGCTCGAGCGCAACGAGGCGCTGCATACTGGACAGTTCAAGACACGCTCGTCCGTCGATCCCGATGTCAAGGCCAGTGAGATCACCGCCCCCGGCAACGGAAGTCCTGGACGGTCAGCACGACCCAGCAACGCAGGAGACCCAGCAATGAGTCAGCCCCCCGGCTACGGCCAATACGACCAGGGTGACCCGTACGGCCAGCAGGGCCAGTACGGCTACGGACAGCAGGGCCAGCCCGGTTACGACCAGGCCGGCTACGGCGGCCAGCAGGGCGGCTACGACCAAGGCGGCTACGGCGGCGGCCAGCCCGGCTACGACCAGGGCGGTTACGGCGGTCAGCAGCCCGGGTACGACCAGGGCGGCTACGGCGGTGGCCAGCCGGGTTACGACCAGGGCGGTTACGGCGGTGGCCAGCAGCAGCCCGGGTACGACCAGGGTGGCTACGGCGGCCAGCAGCCCGGCTACGACCAGGGCGGCTACGGCGGCGGTCAGCCGGGTTACGACCAGGGTGGCCAGCAGCCCGGCTACGACCAAGGTGGTTACGGCGGTCAGCAGCCGGGTTACGACCAGGGCGGCTACGGCGGTGGCCAGCCCGGGTACGACCAGGGCGGTTACGGCGGCGGTCAGCAGCCGTACGGCCAGCCCGCCGCGCCGGACCCGTACGCGCAGGCCGGCTACCAGCCGCCCGCCACGCAGAGCGGCAACCGCCAGCTCGCCGCGAGCCTGCAGCTGGACGACGGCTCGAACCGGAGCTACTCGCTCAAGCAGGGCGGCAACGTGGTCGGCCGCGGCCAGGACGCCGACTTCCGGCTGCCGGACACCGGCGTCTCCCGGCGGCACCTGGAGATCACCTGGGACGGCCAGAGCGCCACGCTCGCCGACATCGGGTCCACCAACGGGACCACGGTGAACGGCACCCCGGTGCAGACCTGGCAGCTGGCCGACGGCGACGTGATCAGGGTCGGTCACTCGTCGCTGGTGTTCCGCACACAGGGCTGA
- a CDS encoding SGNH/GDSL hydrolase family protein, with amino-acid sequence MRKGALVAAVLLTGITAGTGAASATPAYEDYVALGDSYTSGPLIPFMRLDPLGCARSTNNYPSYLARNLDVDSFTDVSCGGADTTNMTEAQSVPLGSNPPQFNALDEDTDLVTIGIGGNDYGVFGTLVGECPPLREQDPTGSPCREKFTVDGVDTIKQRIEQTGTRVTEVLEGVHERSPDAKVVLVGYPRIGPPTGTCPNILPFADGDLRWLDSVEQALNAALAKAAAEDGDTTFVDMYPASLGHDACAPGGAAWIQGKDINLLAALNYHPRRSGMIGVATEVQAQLTGKSPAKLKAPTYAGPVASADAVASVHGH; translated from the coding sequence ATTCGCAAAGGCGCGTTGGTCGCCGCTGTGCTGCTGACCGGAATCACCGCGGGGACCGGGGCCGCCTCGGCCACCCCCGCCTATGAGGACTACGTGGCGCTCGGGGATTCGTACACCTCGGGCCCGCTCATCCCGTTCATGCGACTGGATCCGCTGGGCTGCGCCAGGTCGACGAACAACTACCCGTCCTACCTGGCGCGCAACCTCGACGTGGACTCGTTCACCGACGTCAGCTGCGGTGGCGCGGACACCACGAACATGACCGAGGCGCAGTCCGTGCCGCTCGGTTCGAACCCGCCGCAGTTCAACGCGCTCGACGAGGACACCGACCTGGTGACCATCGGCATCGGCGGCAACGACTACGGCGTGTTCGGCACCCTGGTCGGGGAGTGCCCGCCGCTGCGCGAGCAGGACCCGACCGGTTCGCCGTGCCGGGAGAAGTTCACCGTCGACGGGGTGGACACGATCAAGCAGCGCATCGAGCAGACCGGCACGCGGGTGACCGAGGTGCTCGAAGGCGTGCACGAGCGGTCGCCGGACGCGAAGGTGGTGCTGGTCGGCTACCCGCGGATCGGCCCGCCGACCGGGACCTGCCCGAACATCCTGCCCTTCGCCGACGGGGACCTGCGCTGGCTGGACAGCGTGGAGCAGGCGCTGAACGCCGCGCTGGCCAAGGCCGCCGCCGAGGACGGCGACACCACCTTCGTCGACATGTACCCGGCGTCGCTCGGGCACGACGCGTGCGCGCCCGGCGGGGCGGCGTGGATCCAGGGCAAGGACATCAACCTGCTCGCCGCGTTGAACTACCACCCGCGGCGGTCCGGCATGATCGGCGTGGCCACCGAGGTGCAGGCGCAGCTGACCGGCAAGAGCCCGGCCAAGCTGAAGGCACCGACGTACGCCGGGCCGGTGGCGTCCGCCGACGCGGTCGCGAGTGTGCACGGTCACTAG
- a CDS encoding penicillin acylase family protein → MRRRIGTFLGLGALAATLVVVPPQVATAQAPPPIDFCLGQCGDILPPGQNGNATLAEILAHKALGTRPAHSADQLGKYADLGANYRGLTTDTIGKFFNDASFGVPPDQVESTIKPRSDVTIVRDKATGVPHITGTTRSGTEFGAGYAAAQDRLWLMDVMRRVGRGQLSSFAGGAQGNRDLERSFFASAPYTEEELQRQIDEVKNSGPRGAQGFADATSYVEGINKYISESHAGRYFPGEYVLTGHVDAITNAGKIEPFKLTDMVVLSSVVGAQFGGGGGGEVQAAIAKLAIQERYGVEEGEKVWKGLRAENDPETVNTLHAGQSFPYGKTPANPQGVAMPQPGSVSPQQTVFDEVGGQGASAKPAAPADQEPARDMFADGVLPANLLTEKHGMSNALVVSGQHTESGHPVAVFGPQTSYFAPQLLMLQELQGPGISARGASFAGVSLYVLLGRGQDYSWSATSANQDIIDTYALELCDPSGAPATKESNAYLFNGQCTPMEIIERKNSWKPTIADGTPAGSYTLRAFRTQYGPVTHRALVDGKPVAYAALRSSYFHEVDALIGFQEFNDPDAVKSAADFQRAASHINYTFNWFYADAQDTAYYNSGANPVRHPAADPSMPIRAGAGLEWRNWNAATNRADYTPFEQHPNSINQDYYISWNNAQAKDYAASGYEKSAVHRGDLLDRRVKALISSGTKVTRVNLTQAMAEAGLADLRAEKVLPQLLRVIDTAAVTDPAAAAALTKLKDWLGRGALRAETSPGSKAYADADAIKIMDAWWPLLVRAQFEPGLGTPAFNAMTGVLKINESPSGWQNEVPGKHVGQGHQGSAYQAGWWGYVHKDLRAILGDQVAGPLGAEYCGGGDVAACRTILLNTVKQAAAQPINEVYPGDGDCSAGDQWCADSLIHRPLGGITQDKISTQNRPTYQQVVEFAARRGADVSNTALGAKASATSHETGWYNSPPANAVDGKLNTRWASDWSDRQSLTVDYGSVRPVARAVLRWEAAYGRDYRLLVSNDGSSWREVKSVVNGDGGVDTLTFTRTDARYLRMEGVRRGTDYGYSLYELESYAY, encoded by the coding sequence ATGCGCCGACGAATCGGGACGTTCCTCGGGCTGGGGGCACTGGCGGCGACGCTGGTGGTCGTGCCACCGCAGGTGGCTACCGCCCAGGCCCCACCACCGATCGACTTCTGCCTCGGCCAGTGCGGTGACATCCTGCCGCCGGGTCAGAACGGCAACGCCACGCTCGCCGAGATCCTCGCCCACAAGGCGCTCGGCACGCGGCCCGCGCATTCCGCCGACCAACTCGGCAAGTACGCCGACCTCGGCGCGAACTACCGCGGGCTGACCACCGACACCATCGGCAAGTTCTTCAACGACGCCTCCTTCGGCGTGCCACCGGACCAGGTGGAGAGCACGATCAAGCCCCGGTCCGACGTGACCATCGTGCGGGACAAGGCGACCGGCGTTCCGCACATCACCGGGACCACGCGGTCCGGCACCGAGTTCGGCGCCGGGTACGCCGCCGCGCAGGACCGGCTGTGGCTGATGGACGTGATGCGCCGTGTCGGCCGTGGTCAGCTGTCCTCGTTCGCCGGTGGCGCGCAGGGCAACCGCGACCTGGAGCGCTCGTTCTTCGCGAGCGCGCCCTACACCGAGGAAGAACTGCAGCGGCAGATCGACGAGGTGAAGAACTCGGGTCCGCGCGGGGCGCAGGGCTTCGCCGACGCGACTTCGTACGTCGAGGGCATCAACAAGTACATCAGCGAATCGCACGCCGGCCGCTACTTCCCCGGTGAGTACGTGCTGACCGGGCACGTCGACGCGATCACCAACGCGGGCAAGATCGAGCCGTTCAAGCTGACCGACATGGTGGTGCTGTCCTCGGTGGTCGGCGCGCAGTTCGGCGGCGGTGGCGGCGGCGAGGTCCAGGCCGCGATCGCGAAGCTGGCCATCCAGGAGCGCTACGGCGTCGAGGAGGGCGAGAAGGTCTGGAAGGGCCTGCGCGCGGAGAACGATCCCGAGACGGTGAACACGCTGCACGCCGGGCAGAGCTTCCCGTACGGCAAGACCCCGGCGAACCCGCAGGGCGTGGCGATGCCGCAACCGGGTTCGGTCAGTCCGCAGCAGACGGTCTTCGACGAAGTCGGCGGCCAGGGCGCTTCGGCCAAGCCCGCCGCGCCCGCCGACCAGGAACCGGCTCGCGACATGTTCGCCGACGGGGTGCTCCCGGCGAACCTGCTCACCGAGAAGCACGGCATGTCCAACGCGCTGGTGGTGTCCGGGCAGCACACCGAAAGCGGCCACCCGGTCGCCGTGTTCGGCCCGCAGACCAGCTACTTCGCCCCGCAGCTGTTGATGCTGCAGGAGCTCCAGGGTCCGGGGATCAGCGCGCGCGGTGCCTCGTTCGCCGGTGTCAGCCTGTACGTGCTGCTCGGCCGCGGCCAGGACTACTCGTGGAGCGCGACGAGCGCGAACCAGGACATCATCGACACCTACGCGCTGGAGCTGTGCGACCCCTCGGGCGCGCCGGCCACCAAGGAATCCAACGCCTACCTGTTCAACGGCCAGTGCACGCCGATGGAGATCATCGAGCGCAAGAACTCGTGGAAGCCGACGATCGCGGACGGCACCCCGGCCGGTTCGTACACGCTGCGGGCCTTCCGCACCCAGTACGGGCCGGTGACGCACCGCGCGCTCGTCGACGGCAAGCCGGTCGCCTACGCGGCACTGCGCAGCAGTTACTTCCACGAGGTCGACGCGCTGATCGGGTTCCAGGAGTTCAACGACCCCGACGCGGTGAAGTCGGCGGCGGACTTCCAGCGCGCGGCCTCGCACATCAACTACACGTTCAACTGGTTCTACGCCGACGCGCAGGACACCGCCTACTACAACTCGGGCGCGAACCCGGTGCGGCACCCGGCCGCCGATCCGAGCATGCCGATCAGGGCGGGCGCCGGGCTGGAGTGGCGGAACTGGAACGCGGCCACCAACCGCGCCGACTACACCCCGTTCGAGCAGCACCCGAACTCGATCAACCAGGACTACTACATCAGCTGGAACAACGCGCAGGCCAAGGACTACGCGGCCAGCGGCTACGAGAAGTCCGCGGTGCACCGGGGTGATCTGCTCGACCGCCGGGTCAAGGCGCTGATCAGCAGCGGCACCAAGGTGACCAGGGTGAACCTGACCCAGGCGATGGCCGAAGCCGGGCTTGCCGACCTGCGGGCGGAGAAGGTGTTGCCGCAGCTGCTGCGGGTGATCGACACCGCCGCCGTCACCGATCCGGCCGCCGCGGCCGCGCTCACCAAGCTGAAGGACTGGCTGGGCCGGGGCGCGCTGCGGGCGGAGACCAGCCCCGGCAGCAAGGCCTACGCCGACGCGGACGCGATCAAGATCATGGACGCGTGGTGGCCGCTGCTGGTGCGTGCCCAGTTCGAGCCAGGGCTCGGCACGCCCGCCTTCAACGCGATGACCGGCGTGCTGAAGATCAACGAATCACCGTCGGGCTGGCAGAACGAGGTGCCGGGCAAGCACGTCGGCCAGGGCCACCAGGGTTCCGCGTACCAGGCGGGCTGGTGGGGCTACGTGCACAAGGACCTCCGGGCGATCCTCGGTGACCAGGTGGCCGGGCCGCTCGGTGCCGAGTACTGCGGCGGCGGGGACGTGGCCGCGTGCCGGACGATCCTGCTGAACACCGTGAAGCAGGCCGCCGCGCAGCCGATCAACGAGGTCTACCCCGGTGACGGCGACTGCTCGGCCGGTGACCAGTGGTGCGCCGACTCGCTGATCCACCGCCCGCTCGGCGGCATCACGCAGGACAAGATCAGCACCCAGAACCGGCCGACCTACCAGCAGGTGGTGGAGTTCGCCGCCCGTCGCGGCGCGGACGTGTCGAACACCGCGCTGGGCGCGAAGGCGTCCGCCACCAGCCACGAGACCGGCTGGTACAACTCGCCGCCCGCCAACGCGGTGGACGGCAAGCTGAACACCCGCTGGGCCAGCGATTGGTCTGACCGGCAGTCGCTCACCGTGGACTACGGCTCGGTGCGGCCGGTGGCGCGCGCGGTCCTGCGCTGGGAGGCCGCCTACGGGCGTGACTACCGGCTGCTGGTGTCGAATGACGGGAGCAGCTGGCGCGAGGTGAAGTCCGTGGTCAACGGCGACGGCGGCGTGGACACGCTCACTTTCACCCGTACCGACGCGCGTTACCTGCGAATGGAGGGTGTCCGTCGCGGCACCGACTACGGATACTCGTTGTACGAACTGGAGTCGTACGCTTACTGA
- a CDS encoding FHA domain-containing protein has protein sequence MPELVVQLTRVGFLVLLWLFVLAALRVVRSDLYAASGLRVALPSLRRNKEKKPPRGGKVPRQMVVTHGALAGTRIALDGRPILIGRADDSTLVLDDDYASTRHARISLRGEDWYVEDLGSTNGTYLDRAKVTAPLRVPLGVPIRIGKTVIELRP, from the coding sequence GTGCCAGAGCTGGTCGTTCAACTGACCAGGGTGGGATTTCTCGTCCTGCTCTGGCTGTTCGTGCTGGCCGCGCTTCGGGTGGTCCGCTCCGATCTGTACGCGGCCTCCGGCCTGCGCGTGGCGTTGCCGAGCCTGCGCCGGAACAAGGAGAAGAAGCCACCGCGTGGCGGGAAGGTGCCCCGGCAGATGGTGGTCACGCACGGGGCGCTGGCCGGCACGCGGATCGCGCTGGACGGCCGCCCGATCCTGATCGGGCGCGCCGACGACTCGACCCTGGTGCTCGACGACGACTACGCCTCGACCCGGCACGCGCGTATTTCACTGCGCGGGGAAGACTGGTACGTGGAAGATCTGGGCTCGACGAACGGGACCTACCTCGACCGGGCTAAGGTCACAGCACCCCTCCGAGTACCTCTCGGGGTCCCCATCCGGATCGGCAAGACGGTGATCGAGCTTCGCCCATGA
- a CDS encoding FKBP-type peptidyl-prolyl cis-trans isomerase has product MALEKPAVDAPEGPPPAELTVHDLTEGDGPQAQAGSTVSVHYVGVAYSTGEEFDASWNRGQTLDFPLGAGYVIPGWDQGVAGMKVGGRRRLTIPPHLAYGDRGAGGKIKPGETLIFVVDLVGVS; this is encoded by the coding sequence ATGGCACTGGAGAAGCCCGCGGTCGACGCCCCGGAGGGCCCGCCGCCCGCCGAGCTGACCGTGCACGACCTGACCGAGGGCGACGGTCCGCAGGCGCAGGCGGGCAGCACGGTCTCCGTGCACTACGTGGGGGTCGCGTACTCCACCGGGGAGGAGTTCGACGCTTCGTGGAACCGCGGGCAGACGCTCGACTTCCCGCTCGGCGCCGGGTACGTCATCCCGGGCTGGGACCAGGGCGTCGCCGGGATGAAGGTGGGCGGCCGCCGTCGCCTGACCATCCCGCCTCACCTGGCCTACGGCGACCGCGGTGCCGGCGGCAAGATCAAGCCGGGCGAGACGCTCATCTTCGTCGTCGACCTGGTCGGCGTCAGCTAG
- a CDS encoding serine/threonine-protein kinase: MTSPDWMLPGFTEVAPLGAGSFGRVVLARHDQSGTEVAIKYLYARYLTEPEHVARFREEARQAARVISPHVAKLHEFVERPEGAAIVMEAVPGVSLKAVLAEGPLEPEAALAVLKGSLLGLAAAHAAGTVHRDYKPDNVLVGADRQSKLVDFGLAVLAGSTGVPAGTPAYMAPEQWSYSVATPSTDVYAATCVFFQSVTGERPYAADDSTVLRDLHEYAPIPFGQAPEPIRELIKRGMAKKPEQRPANAAEFVSEVEQAARAGYGEDWENRGLSRLAGRAAALMALSPVAMLAAAAQLAPATGAMIGSGTATTVGAGAGKAVLGTTAGKVIAGIATLAVLAGAGAAVIIANQDDDPAPPEPTPIAAPAAQPGPRFTVQDATREVPDTAISVRVQHGQVTGLPNADLERKVNEALRQPDERFGGYLVSSLGPETPSDSSGTAQFRMQGPRLVSLRHDFTTPGSNYAVPPMSITVDLETGEIVEISDFLADVTDSGAEKLQERIAGRIADCPDFEPFSADSFRAVRSMPPVVQPIAAPDGLDLMLNLGQTCGVREIVVPYAEIGDLLNPEFAAKLPPGTVPATPPTPKSSSKPSGAESVPHTVEGAAIVLDRYFHGVGAKNTTVVCEISAPAWDDESGSCPELFQVLFDHLSPQDLAKAKAAKTDPGKLRADGPNRIIAPPSALVRMTGIDDQDGFVLEWRQNTWLIVD, from the coding sequence ATGACATCACCGGACTGGATGCTGCCCGGATTCACCGAAGTGGCGCCGCTCGGCGCCGGCTCCTTCGGGCGCGTGGTGCTCGCCCGGCACGACCAGTCCGGGACCGAGGTGGCGATCAAGTACCTTTACGCGCGCTACCTGACCGAACCCGAGCACGTCGCGCGCTTCCGCGAAGAGGCGCGACAGGCGGCGCGGGTGATCAGCCCGCACGTGGCCAAGCTGCACGAATTCGTCGAACGCCCGGAAGGCGCGGCGATCGTGATGGAGGCCGTGCCGGGGGTGTCGCTGAAGGCGGTGCTGGCCGAAGGGCCGCTCGAACCGGAAGCCGCGCTCGCCGTGCTCAAGGGTTCGCTGCTCGGGCTGGCCGCCGCGCACGCGGCGGGCACCGTGCACCGCGACTACAAACCGGACAACGTGCTCGTCGGCGCGGACCGGCAGAGCAAGCTGGTCGACTTCGGCCTGGCCGTGCTCGCCGGTTCCACCGGTGTCCCGGCGGGCACGCCCGCGTACATGGCGCCCGAGCAGTGGTCCTACTCCGTGGCCACGCCGTCCACCGACGTCTACGCGGCCACGTGCGTGTTCTTCCAGAGCGTCACCGGGGAACGGCCCTACGCCGCCGACGATTCGACCGTGCTGCGCGATCTGCACGAGTACGCGCCGATCCCGTTCGGCCAGGCGCCGGAACCGATCCGCGAGCTGATCAAGCGCGGCATGGCGAAGAAACCCGAGCAGCGACCGGCGAACGCCGCCGAGTTCGTGTCCGAAGTGGAGCAAGCGGCCCGCGCGGGATACGGCGAGGACTGGGAAAACCGCGGCCTCTCGCGGCTGGCCGGACGCGCGGCGGCGCTGATGGCGTTGTCGCCGGTGGCGATGCTGGCGGCCGCGGCACAACTCGCCCCGGCCACCGGCGCGATGATCGGCAGCGGCACGGCGACCACCGTCGGGGCGGGCGCGGGCAAGGCCGTTCTCGGTACCACCGCGGGGAAAGTGATTGCCGGGATCGCCACGCTGGCGGTGCTCGCCGGGGCCGGCGCAGCGGTGATCATCGCGAACCAGGACGACGATCCGGCACCCCCGGAACCCACGCCGATCGCCGCGCCCGCCGCGCAACCCGGCCCGCGGTTCACCGTTCAGGACGCCACGCGCGAGGTGCCGGACACGGCGATCTCGGTGCGGGTCCAGCACGGCCAGGTGACCGGACTGCCGAACGCCGACCTCGAGCGCAAGGTCAACGAAGCGCTGCGGCAACCGGACGAGCGGTTCGGTGGTTACCTGGTGTCCTCGCTCGGCCCGGAGACGCCGTCCGATTCCAGCGGGACCGCGCAGTTCCGGATGCAGGGCCCGCGGCTGGTCTCGCTCCGGCACGACTTCACCACGCCGGGCAGCAACTACGCGGTGCCGCCGATGTCGATCACCGTGGACCTGGAAACCGGCGAGATCGTGGAGATCTCCGACTTCCTCGCGGACGTCACCGATTCAGGCGCGGAGAAGCTGCAGGAGCGGATCGCCGGGCGCATCGCCGACTGCCCGGACTTCGAGCCGTTCTCGGCGGACAGCTTCCGCGCGGTGCGCAGCATGCCGCCGGTGGTCCAGCCGATCGCCGCACCCGACGGGCTCGACCTGATGCTGAACCTCGGGCAGACCTGCGGCGTCCGCGAGATCGTCGTGCCGTACGCCGAAATCGGCGACCTGCTCAACCCGGAGTTCGCCGCGAAGCTGCCGCCGGGCACGGTGCCCGCCACGCCGCCGACGCCCAAGAGCTCGTCGAAGCCGTCGGGCGCGGAATCGGTGCCGCACACGGTCGAGGGCGCGGCGATCGTGCTCGACCGGTACTTCCACGGCGTCGGGGCGAAGAACACCACCGTGGTGTGCGAGATCAGCGCGCCGGCCTGGGACGATGAATCCGGTTCGTGCCCCGAGCTGTTCCAGGTGCTGTTCGACCACCTGTCGCCGCAGGACCTGGCCAAGGCCAAGGCCGCGAAGACCGATCCGGGCAAGCTCCGCGCCGACGGGCCGAACCGGATCATCGCGCCGCCGTCGGCGCTGGTGCGGATGACCGGCATCGACGACCAGGACGGGTTTGTCCTGGAGTGGCGGCAGAACACCTGGTTGATCGTCGACTGA
- a CDS encoding PLP-dependent aspartate aminotransferase family protein has product MDLADWSPRTRAVAAGRPQEPGEPLNTPIVPVSTFHAGGARAYSREDGTPSWTALEEAIGGLEGGHATAFASGIATAAAVIDLLPVGAEVAVPRFSYAGTRGLLGHAAKNGRLRAVELEPSDLSAWTAAAEWADLVWLESPTNPTLDVIDIRAVARAADGHLAKVVVDNTFATPLGQQPLDLGADIVVHSATKLIGGHSDLLLGLTVTRDEELATALRDARTRNGATPGALEAYLALRGLRTLPVRLAEASRSAELLADRLGTHPKVTRVRYPGSGQMIAFELDSAEAADAVCGGLRLIRHATSLGGVESCVERRAWLAGDAHVPPGLIRFSVGLEDPEDLWRDLREVLDRT; this is encoded by the coding sequence GTGGACTTAGCAGACTGGTCACCCCGAACCCGGGCGGTGGCGGCCGGACGGCCGCAGGAGCCGGGGGAGCCGCTGAACACGCCGATCGTGCCGGTGAGCACGTTCCACGCGGGTGGGGCGCGCGCGTACTCCCGCGAGGACGGCACGCCGAGCTGGACCGCGCTGGAGGAGGCGATCGGCGGGCTCGAAGGCGGGCACGCGACCGCCTTCGCCTCGGGCATCGCCACCGCGGCGGCGGTGATCGACCTGCTGCCGGTCGGCGCCGAGGTGGCCGTGCCGCGGTTCAGCTACGCGGGCACGCGCGGCCTGCTCGGGCACGCGGCGAAGAACGGGCGCCTGCGCGCGGTCGAGCTGGAGCCGTCGGACCTGTCCGCGTGGACGGCGGCTGCCGAGTGGGCCGACCTGGTCTGGCTGGAGTCGCCGACCAACCCGACGCTCGACGTGATCGACATCAGGGCGGTGGCGCGGGCCGCCGACGGGCACCTGGCGAAGGTGGTGGTGGACAACACCTTCGCCACCCCGCTCGGCCAGCAGCCGCTCGACCTCGGTGCGGACATCGTGGTGCACAGCGCGACCAAGCTGATCGGCGGGCACAGCGACCTGCTGCTCGGCCTGACCGTGACCAGGGACGAGGAACTGGCGACCGCCCTGCGCGACGCCCGCACCCGCAACGGCGCGACGCCGGGTGCGCTGGAGGCGTACCTCGCCCTGCGCGGCCTGCGCACGCTGCCGGTCCGGCTGGCCGAGGCTTCGCGCAGCGCGGAACTCCTGGCCGACCGCCTCGGCACGCACCCGAAGGTCACGCGCGTGCGGTACCCGGGTTCGGGCCAGATGATCGCCTTCGAACTCGACAGCGCCGAGGCGGCCGACGCGGTGTGCGGCGGGCTCCGCCTGATCCGCCACGCCACCAGCCTGGGCGGCGTGGAAAGCTGCGTCGAACGCCGAGCCTGGCTGGCCGGCGACGCGCACGTACCGCCCGGCCTGATCCGCTTCTCCGTCGGCCTGGAAGACCCCGAAGACCTGTGGCGCGACCTGCGGGAGGTCCTAGACCGCACGTGA